The sequence ACCGCGCCACCTCATCCAACACTGCGCTCACCAACGCCTGACGGGTGGGAAAGTAAAAGAACACCGCGGGTACAGAGACCTTGGCCTCGCGCGCGATTTCGGCATGACGGGCGGCGCCGATTCCACGACGCGCAAAAACGCAAAGCGCGCAGCGCAGGAGCAGGGTGCGCCGCTCGTTCTGGTCGAGCGCACGAGCGCGGCGATGGCGTGCGGATTGACGAGGATCGGCCATGGATGATGATCCATCTACCAATGATTGATAATGTTGTCAATGATGACTGATAAGATTATCAGTTACGGCGATACGCGACGATTGAATTGCCTGAGAAGATCGTCCCATCCGAGGTCGTCTACGGATGTTTGGTTGTGGTCGGCTTGTTCACCAGGTTCGCAAGCGTCTCCCCCAGCGCAGCGGCGCGTTGCCGGGCGAATCATGTCTCCCGCCATGATGAGCTCGTTGGTCTTCCTGGCCGATGACCGTACCGAGCAACCTCGTTGTGGTGGCGGTAATCCCCGCCTCCGTGTAGTTGAATGCCGTGGAGGCAACCACCTGGTTTCGTGTTTTAAATGAATTCCGATGTCGCCCCTGGTTCGAGCGCTCCGTTAGGCTCTGCCATGCAGCCTGGGGGTGTCAATTTCAGCGTATATTCGAAGAGCGCATCCTCGGTCGAGCTATTGCTGTTCGACAGCGAAGACGACCTCAAGCCTGCTCGGCTGATCGCACTCGATGCACTAAAGAATCGTACCTACCACTACTGGCATGTGCTGGTTCCCGACCTAAAGCCAGCACAGCTCTATGGGTTCAGGGCGTTCGGAGAATTCAAACCGGAGCGGGGCGTGCGCTTCGACAGCAGCAAGGTCCTGCTCGACCCTTACGCTCTCGCGGTCGCCATTCCGAAGGCCTATTCGCGCACCGCCGACAACACCCCAGCGATGAAGAGCGTCGTCGTCGATCCTAGAACCTACGACTGGGAGGGCGACCACCCATTGCACACGCCGTTCGTCGAGACGGTTATCTATGAGCTGCATGTGCGCG is a genomic window of Candidatus Binataceae bacterium containing:
- a CDS encoding helix-turn-helix domain-containing protein; protein product: MADPRQSARHRRARALDQNERRTLLLRCALCVFARRGIGAARHAEIAREAKVSVPAVFFYFPTRQALVSAVLDEVAR